One window of the Maridesulfovibrio frigidus DSM 17176 genome contains the following:
- the tssH gene encoding type VI secretion system ATPase TssH: MINVDIKNLLSKLNTYSTNALHNAAGLCVSLTHYEVSVEHYFLKCLEDVNSDLPLILRQYGVETARLTASLSDVLEDFKTGNSGKPVFSPMLIELFEDAWLISSVELGDSRIRSGAVLLAFLSKPNFYASGAYSSLLTEISRDSLLKDFWSIAKSSVEHKLPAAAPSGGGGGSPAKGDGGFLERFCVDFTAKAAEGGIDPVFGRDAEMRQMVDILARRRKNNPILVGEPGVGKTAVIEGLALRIIEGDVPEILSGVSLVGLDMGLLEAGAGMKGEFENRLKGVIDEIKSSEKPIILFIDEAHTLVGAGGASGGSDAANLLKPALARGELKTCAATTWTEYKKYFEKDPALARRFQLVKLDEPSVETSTIILRGLRESYEKSHNVIIRDDASVAAAVFSDRYIAGRFLPDKAIDLLDTTCARVKVNLSAKPAILEDCQRSVQALEREKKAVARDRTNGVEVDEARCKEVDKLIADKTKEGDKIHEHWLKEKDAAHAVLDVRKQIQDAGEDEAEIKKLKKELAKLDKALAKLQGKDPMVQIEVTPDLVGRVVSDWTGIPVGKMARDEAKTVVDLDVRLQERVKGQDQGLEAIAEVIRASKAGIKDPDQPIGVFLIVGPSGVGKTETGLSLADLLFGDERSVVTVNMSEFQEKHTVSRLIGSPPGYVGYGEGGMLTEAVRRQPYSVVLLDEVEKAHLDVMNTFYQVFDKGILTDGEGKDISFKNTIIILTSNLATDVIQEMTGGEGEDEMPLDAVVGAVRPILSQHFKPALLARMNVVPYVSLNPDAMKLITTLKLHKLEKMLLNNNKMKLTYDEAVVDQIAARCTEVETGARNIEYILNGNVLPQMSKEILGHMTEGGMPSAVHLGIDKDGSFAMDFSKD, encoded by the coding sequence ATGATTAATGTTGATATAAAAAATCTGCTTTCCAAACTTAACACCTATAGTACTAACGCTCTTCATAATGCCGCCGGACTTTGTGTCTCGCTCACCCATTATGAAGTTTCGGTGGAACATTACTTTCTCAAATGTCTTGAGGATGTTAATAGTGATTTACCTCTCATACTCCGCCAGTACGGAGTTGAAACCGCAAGGCTCACGGCTTCTCTGTCTGATGTGCTGGAAGATTTCAAAACTGGGAATTCCGGTAAGCCGGTATTCTCACCCATGCTTATTGAGCTTTTCGAGGATGCATGGCTCATTTCATCTGTAGAACTTGGCGATAGCCGCATTCGCTCCGGCGCTGTGCTATTAGCTTTCCTATCTAAACCAAATTTTTACGCCTCTGGTGCGTATTCTAGCCTTTTAACAGAAATAAGCCGTGATTCATTGCTTAAAGATTTCTGGTCTATTGCTAAATCTTCTGTGGAGCACAAACTTCCTGCTGCGGCTCCGAGCGGCGGTGGTGGCGGATCTCCCGCAAAAGGTGATGGCGGATTCCTCGAGCGGTTCTGTGTAGATTTCACAGCTAAAGCTGCGGAAGGCGGCATAGACCCTGTTTTCGGGCGTGACGCTGAAATGCGCCAGATGGTGGATATTCTAGCTCGTCGCCGTAAGAACAATCCTATTCTTGTTGGTGAGCCGGGTGTCGGTAAAACAGCTGTAATCGAAGGGCTGGCCCTGCGTATTATCGAAGGTGATGTTCCTGAAATCCTGAGCGGAGTTTCGCTGGTCGGGCTTGATATGGGGCTCCTTGAAGCTGGCGCGGGCATGAAAGGAGAGTTTGAGAATAGGCTGAAAGGGGTCATTGACGAGATCAAGTCCAGTGAAAAGCCTATCATTCTATTTATTGATGAAGCTCATACTTTGGTTGGAGCTGGCGGTGCTTCCGGCGGTTCCGATGCTGCCAATTTGCTTAAGCCTGCACTTGCCCGCGGAGAGCTGAAAACATGTGCGGCTACCACTTGGACAGAGTATAAGAAATATTTCGAAAAAGATCCTGCGCTGGCTCGTCGTTTCCAGCTTGTTAAGCTTGATGAACCGTCCGTTGAAACTTCAACAATCATTTTGCGCGGACTGCGTGAAAGTTATGAAAAATCACATAACGTGATTATTCGTGATGATGCGTCCGTTGCTGCGGCAGTCTTTTCTGACCGTTATATCGCAGGGCGTTTCCTGCCGGATAAAGCGATCGATTTACTTGATACAACTTGTGCGCGGGTTAAAGTTAACCTTTCCGCTAAACCTGCTATTTTGGAAGATTGCCAGCGCTCCGTTCAGGCTCTTGAACGGGAGAAGAAGGCCGTTGCCCGTGACCGCACTAATGGCGTTGAAGTTGACGAAGCGCGCTGTAAGGAAGTGGATAAACTTATCGCCGACAAGACTAAAGAAGGCGATAAAATTCACGAGCATTGGTTAAAAGAAAAAGATGCGGCTCACGCTGTGCTTGATGTGCGTAAGCAGATTCAGGACGCAGGCGAAGATGAGGCCGAGATTAAAAAGCTTAAAAAAGAATTAGCCAAGCTGGATAAAGCTCTTGCCAAGTTGCAAGGTAAAGATCCTATGGTTCAGATAGAAGTAACACCTGATCTGGTCGGACGCGTTGTTTCAGACTGGACTGGTATTCCTGTGGGTAAGATGGCTCGCGATGAAGCTAAAACTGTTGTTGACCTTGATGTCAGACTCCAAGAGCGGGTCAAAGGTCAGGACCAGGGGCTTGAAGCTATTGCCGAAGTTATCCGTGCATCAAAAGCGGGAATTAAAGATCCCGATCAGCCCATTGGAGTATTTCTGATTGTTGGGCCTTCCGGTGTTGGTAAAACTGAGACGGGGCTTTCTTTGGCAGACTTGCTATTCGGTGATGAAAGGTCCGTAGTTACCGTTAACATGAGTGAATTCCAGGAAAAACATACTGTTTCCCGCCTCATCGGTTCGCCCCCGGGCTACGTTGGTTATGGCGAGGGCGGCATGCTTACCGAAGCTGTACGTCGCCAGCCTTACAGCGTTGTTCTGCTTGATGAAGTGGAAAAGGCGCATCTTGACGTTATGAACACCTTCTATCAAGTTTTTGATAAGGGAATTCTGACTGATGGTGAGGGAAAAGATATCAGCTTCAAAAACACCATTATCATTTTGACTTCCAATCTCGCTACTGATGTTATTCAGGAAATGACCGGAGGCGAAGGTGAAGATGAAATGCCTTTGGATGCGGTGGTCGGGGCAGTCAGGCCGATTCTTTCCCAGCATTTCAAACCGGCACTTTTAGCGCGTATGAATGTGGTTCCGTATGTATCTCTTAATCCAGATGCGATGAAACTCATCACGACACTAAAACTACACAAGCTCGAAAAGATGCTGCTTAATAATAACAAAATGAAACTGACCTACGACGAAGCTGTAGTTGATCAGATTGCGGCTCGCTGTACCGAGGTAGAGACTGGAGCACGTAATATTGAATATATTTTGAATGGAAACGTTTTGCCGCAGATGTCTAAGGAAATTCTTGGACACATGACTGAAGGTGGCATGCCATCGGCTGTTCACCTCGGTATTGATAAAGACGGCTCGTTTGCCATGGATTTTTCTAAGGACTAA
- a CDS encoding type VI secretion system Vgr family protein — MAENSKPKFLFESKAVDKNTFTVVKFKGTEGLSTIYRFSITLISEKANLDLDSILQNPVEFTIKRDDGDIPFKGILSSFEQMHQAAGIVFYRAELVPKLWWTTLTHCNQIFLNENAQGFMDGVLQKGGLKQGLNFDFKLQASYPSWEYICQYNESHFNFVSRWMERYGMYYYFEQTDQGEKMIITDTHISHSPMSQGTSLSYSPPSNLDFTKREEIVKNFMLKQQPLPKKVLLKDYNYQKPSLEMNCEAEVSPHGMGEIYLYAEHFLTPSDGDKLAKIRAQEYLCREKVFHGVSTVPYVRTGYVFELKDHYRQDFNQRYLTTEVTHEGSQEAYLVSGLGMHLSEGEDRLYYRNTFTCIPAATQYRAERKSFKPKFTGSMNAKIDASGSGKYAELDSQGRYKVILPFDESGRHNGKATTWLRMAQPYGGSDHGMHFPLHKGTEVLLTCIDGDPDRPIIQAAVPNPETPSLVTDSSQTKCMITTGGKNHIHMEDQAGSERILMHTPKSNTWVRMGTPNDPPGGDEETPGEDGTWERENEGGEDGYKLNTSAHMSVFAGSSASTILGNEFKFIGGSSEEVVVGNDTKAFLGFKEDAVIGLETGLSIGGEMKFAPYHTVIYEDETKLEATITEIAGEKIKTALEVTKLNGTKTTMSAELNSLRGEHNTLVAEHNKLAGSTQKLAGESSKLAGQVDKVWGEMNTVAGCLTNLCGEVTELSGDKSSVIGVMSKAIGETTKSIGEQSTVVGQTNEVAGEMNKIAGLITMI; from the coding sequence ATGGCTGAAAATTCCAAACCTAAATTCCTGTTTGAATCTAAAGCGGTGGACAAGAACACCTTCACTGTCGTCAAGTTTAAAGGAACCGAGGGGCTTTCTACTATTTACCGTTTCAGTATTACGCTGATTTCGGAAAAAGCTAATTTGGACTTGGATTCCATTCTGCAAAATCCCGTGGAATTCACAATTAAACGTGATGATGGTGATATTCCTTTTAAGGGAATTCTCAGTTCGTTTGAACAGATGCATCAAGCCGCCGGGATTGTTTTTTATAGAGCTGAGCTTGTTCCCAAATTGTGGTGGACTACTCTGACTCATTGCAACCAGATTTTTTTGAACGAGAATGCGCAAGGCTTTATGGATGGAGTCCTCCAGAAGGGAGGTCTTAAGCAGGGCCTTAATTTTGATTTCAAGTTGCAAGCTTCATATCCTTCATGGGAATATATCTGCCAGTATAATGAGTCTCATTTCAATTTCGTATCCCGCTGGATGGAACGCTATGGAATGTATTATTATTTTGAGCAGACCGATCAGGGCGAGAAAATGATTATTACCGATACTCATATTTCGCATTCGCCCATGTCTCAGGGGACTTCTTTAAGCTATTCACCGCCCAGTAATTTAGATTTTACCAAGCGTGAGGAGATTGTTAAAAATTTCATGCTTAAACAGCAGCCATTACCTAAAAAGGTGTTGCTGAAAGATTATAATTATCAAAAACCTAGCCTTGAAATGAACTGTGAAGCGGAAGTTTCTCCTCATGGTATGGGCGAAATATATCTCTACGCAGAACATTTTTTAACTCCTTCGGACGGTGACAAGCTGGCGAAGATACGTGCGCAGGAATATCTTTGCCGTGAAAAGGTATTTCATGGCGTGTCCACTGTTCCATACGTTCGCACTGGGTATGTTTTTGAGCTGAAAGACCATTACCGTCAGGATTTTAATCAGCGTTATCTGACCACAGAAGTAACCCACGAAGGCAGTCAGGAAGCGTATCTCGTGTCGGGACTGGGGATGCATTTGTCTGAGGGAGAAGATAGGCTCTACTATCGTAATACTTTCACCTGTATCCCTGCCGCAACGCAGTACAGGGCAGAGCGCAAATCGTTTAAGCCGAAGTTCACAGGATCAATGAACGCTAAAATTGATGCTTCTGGAAGCGGTAAATATGCTGAGCTAGACAGTCAGGGCAGGTACAAAGTTATTCTGCCTTTCGATGAGTCCGGCAGGCATAATGGTAAAGCTACAACATGGCTACGCATGGCTCAGCCTTATGGCGGTTCCGACCATGGTATGCATTTTCCGTTGCATAAAGGCACGGAAGTTTTGCTGACCTGTATTGATGGTGATCCGGACAGGCCGATTATTCAGGCGGCAGTTCCAAACCCCGAAACTCCAAGTTTAGTTACAGATAGTAGCCAGACCAAGTGCATGATTACCACTGGCGGGAAGAACCATATTCACATGGAAGATCAGGCTGGCAGTGAGCGCATATTGATGCATACTCCCAAGTCCAACACCTGGGTTCGGATGGGGACTCCCAACGATCCCCCTGGCGGGGATGAGGAGACCCCTGGCGAGGATGGCACATGGGAGCGTGAAAACGAAGGTGGCGAGGATGGGTATAAACTTAATACTTCTGCGCACATGTCCGTATTTGCCGGTTCTTCAGCCTCAACGATTCTAGGGAACGAGTTTAAGTTCATTGGTGGAAGCTCGGAAGAGGTCGTTGTCGGTAATGATACAAAAGCCTTTTTAGGATTCAAAGAAGATGCTGTTATAGGTCTTGAAACGGGACTCAGTATTGGTGGCGAGATGAAATTTGCACCGTACCATACGGTTATTTATGAAGATGAGACTAAACTTGAAGCAACAATTACAGAAATAGCAGGTGAGAAAATAAAAACTGCTTTAGAAGTGACTAAATTAAATGGAACCAAGACTACGATGAGTGCGGAACTTAATAGCTTGCGGGGTGAACACAATACTTTAGTCGCCGAGCATAATAAATTAGCTGGCTCGACCCAGAAGCTTGCGGGGGAATCCAGTAAGCTTGCTGGGCAGGTTGATAAAGTCTGGGGTGAAATGAACACCGTTGCTGGGTGTCTTACTAACTTGTGCGGCGAAGTTACTGAACTTAGTGGGGATAAAAGCTCGGTTATAGGGGTTATGTCCAAAGCTATTGGTGAAACAACTAAGTCGATTGGTGAGCAGTCGACAGTAGTTGGGCAAACCAACGAAGTTGCAGGTGAAATGAATAAAATTGCGGGCCTGATTACCATGATTTAA
- a CDS encoding DUF2169 family type VI secretion system accessory protein — protein sequence MKIFKEKQHSFFPRPIGIKDKNYLSVGIMSFFDLNDPDNLLTEQELWKTLPGELGPKPILDQGVPKPRGEFLVTGSCHAPRGTSRPASQVRVRVGEVDKKLNIFGDRYWKKGLITEAEPFVEMPIVWPTAYGGDGFAKNPLGKGIHKLPMPDGSMAVPLPNIELPDQQIGSPGQSPDPAGFGPLDLMWPQRFAKNGTYDEKWKNERWPFFPDDMNYEFFNMACEDQFIDGYFKGGEPVVIENMNRDFQVIESSLPKLRMRCFVTLNTKFKPHTFPAGALPSHEISETDEFREVSTRLETVWFFPSIMRGLLIYRGTTEVMDEDGADVMRVMIRHEDQAEEPKSIEQYRDLQIKLLDRGVDMDMSKAEETVKKAQTSMLKVKNIPKFADDIRQKALGNRPRMPAPSPEEMLAKSKTMIAEHTATLDKLEAMATKMHAEKGHLVAINLGIFDKFRTTLATIGQKIEATTGKLSAAKVKLETARKAALKDVSGGLKKIKPAHLEKAGIDPDEVISPDFPLKKKVNPWHDRGFPFVVQCRKDLEDDPETLRKLTDLGLQRKTLKRAWLGVNNSEILEAPKDWGLKGDSEFSLAAGLVFPRFDGPVLNRIQSYPAYFESDKESLVPGSDEAPLFIASSTLIDLPSMPAAAGAPVIAVADELQAIFMEQEVGDCCSIIALGSPKDKPGKEAAKELKNAQAFLIVQPEKWNEDKKLNAGWEDWISAHKTAVPLELEHGKNVFESRKGGSDIRLWVLDHLPAAYASEHTVDMGMPPKGKPPGEGFLKGFKPVFPDVKALAKGINAEVKKAMEAKFAPIHAEQAAALEKMKAVAAKYTKYGVDPAKITMDGPAVPKTSPTELGKKIADKIRGKAASLNKRGMLTPEAAEKMEISAAKAQSMGIEADAKKASMLGKLKVKKLELKEGLKKLEAKDLPGVAKEKFEKQGLDPDAIRPLTREEVHRMHDQGKSIAGAILTDVDLSELDLAGADLTGCRLLRTNFTGTCLDNAKLVQAVGTDTNFTKASLKGADFNRAMLNKSIFKESDLSGAQAKMAAFKGSSFAGATLDDADFHMAILEKTDFTKASLNGARISMCMVSGKADNANFRNADIKKCIFKESTLDGADFGKASIHESLFNGAKGKKVNFIGANLDKIRTGRNAEFPDANFTGATLRNAGLRETDFTGSDFRGANLESAMIDNSRLVRTNFNGASAKGARFTKSNLEGASMRAFNLFMGGMRKARLVDTDLRGSNLFAVDFYKSVVGGTRFEGANLKRSQLHGKVDLLDDES from the coding sequence ATGAAGATATTCAAAGAAAAACAGCACTCTTTCTTCCCGCGCCCAATCGGCATTAAAGATAAAAATTATCTTAGTGTCGGGATCATGTCGTTTTTTGACCTGAATGATCCCGATAATTTGCTGACTGAGCAGGAGTTGTGGAAGACTTTGCCCGGAGAGCTTGGGCCTAAACCTATTCTTGATCAGGGTGTTCCAAAGCCACGCGGTGAATTTTTGGTGACGGGTTCATGTCATGCTCCTCGCGGAACGAGCCGTCCTGCTTCACAGGTGCGGGTGCGCGTTGGTGAAGTTGATAAAAAACTGAATATTTTTGGCGATAGGTATTGGAAAAAGGGTCTTATTACAGAGGCTGAACCTTTTGTGGAAATGCCTATTGTTTGGCCCACTGCTTATGGTGGGGATGGGTTTGCAAAAAATCCGCTAGGTAAAGGTATTCATAAACTGCCTATGCCGGATGGCTCTATGGCTGTGCCTCTTCCGAATATCGAACTTCCTGATCAGCAGATAGGTTCGCCCGGTCAGTCTCCCGATCCCGCAGGGTTTGGGCCGCTTGACCTTATGTGGCCGCAGCGTTTTGCTAAGAACGGCACCTATGATGAAAAGTGGAAAAACGAGCGCTGGCCGTTTTTCCCAGATGACATGAATTACGAATTTTTCAATATGGCTTGCGAAGATCAGTTCATTGATGGCTATTTCAAAGGCGGCGAGCCTGTTGTCATCGAGAATATGAACCGTGATTTTCAAGTAATAGAAAGCTCACTTCCAAAGCTCAGAATGCGCTGTTTTGTCACCTTAAATACTAAATTTAAGCCGCACACATTTCCTGCGGGCGCGCTTCCTTCGCATGAAATTAGCGAGACGGATGAATTTCGTGAGGTCTCTACAAGGCTGGAAACGGTTTGGTTTTTCCCTTCTATCATGCGTGGTCTGCTGATCTATCGCGGAACGACTGAGGTTATGGACGAGGATGGCGCGGATGTTATGCGCGTGATGATTCGTCACGAAGATCAGGCTGAGGAACCTAAAAGTATCGAGCAATATAGGGATTTACAGATTAAGCTCCTTGATCGTGGTGTGGACATGGATATGTCCAAAGCTGAGGAAACCGTGAAAAAAGCTCAGACTTCCATGCTCAAGGTTAAAAATATTCCAAAATTCGCGGATGATATTCGCCAAAAGGCGCTCGGAAATAGACCTCGTATGCCTGCTCCCTCTCCTGAAGAAATGCTTGCTAAATCTAAGACCATGATTGCAGAGCATACTGCCACGCTCGATAAACTTGAAGCCATGGCAACTAAGATGCACGCGGAAAAGGGGCATTTGGTTGCGATTAATCTTGGTATATTCGATAAATTCAGAACTACGCTTGCTACTATTGGACAGAAGATTGAAGCTACTACAGGCAAACTTTCTGCGGCAAAAGTAAAGCTGGAGACCGCGCGCAAAGCCGCTCTCAAAGATGTTTCCGGCGGTTTGAAAAAGATTAAACCCGCACATCTGGAGAAGGCTGGAATAGATCCTGACGAGGTCATTTCCCCTGATTTTCCACTCAAGAAAAAGGTTAACCCTTGGCATGATCGCGGTTTTCCTTTCGTGGTGCAGTGCCGCAAAGATCTAGAGGATGACCCTGAAACTTTGCGAAAACTTACGGATCTTGGACTTCAGCGCAAGACTCTGAAACGTGCGTGGCTTGGTGTTAATAACTCGGAAATTCTGGAAGCCCCAAAAGATTGGGGACTGAAAGGAGATAGCGAATTTTCTCTAGCCGCTGGGCTTGTATTTCCTCGTTTTGACGGGCCGGTATTAAACCGTATTCAGAGTTATCCTGCATATTTTGAAAGTGATAAAGAAAGCTTAGTTCCTGGCTCAGATGAAGCCCCCTTATTTATAGCGAGTTCAACTCTTATAGATTTGCCCTCAATGCCAGCCGCAGCAGGTGCGCCTGTTATAGCTGTTGCTGATGAGTTGCAGGCTATTTTTATGGAGCAGGAAGTAGGTGATTGTTGCTCAATTATTGCGCTTGGCTCTCCTAAAGATAAGCCGGGTAAAGAAGCCGCTAAGGAACTTAAAAACGCTCAAGCTTTTTTAATTGTACAGCCAGAAAAGTGGAACGAAGATAAGAAACTAAATGCTGGCTGGGAAGATTGGATTTCCGCTCACAAAACCGCTGTTCCACTGGAACTTGAGCATGGTAAAAATGTTTTTGAATCTCGCAAGGGCGGTAGTGATATCAGGCTGTGGGTGCTTGATCATTTGCCTGCGGCGTATGCCAGTGAGCATACCGTTGATATGGGAATGCCACCGAAAGGCAAGCCTCCAGGAGAAGGTTTTCTTAAAGGGTTTAAGCCTGTTTTTCCTGATGTGAAAGCTTTGGCTAAAGGGATTAATGCTGAAGTAAAAAAAGCTATGGAAGCCAAGTTTGCGCCCATTCATGCTGAACAGGCAGCCGCGCTAGAAAAGATGAAAGCTGTTGCTGCTAAGTACACGAAATATGGTGTTGATCCCGCTAAGATTACTATGGATGGACCTGCTGTTCCAAAGACTTCTCCTACAGAATTAGGAAAGAAGATTGCGGATAAGATTAGAGGTAAGGCTGCGTCCCTTAACAAGCGAGGAATGCTGACTCCCGAGGCTGCAGAAAAGATGGAGATTTCAGCCGCTAAAGCGCAATCCATGGGCATAGAAGCTGATGCTAAGAAAGCTAGTATGCTTGGTAAGTTAAAAGTTAAAAAGTTGGAATTGAAAGAGGGTTTGAAAAAGCTTGAGGCCAAAGATTTACCGGGTGTAGCCAAAGAAAAATTTGAGAAGCAAGGTCTTGATCCCGATGCAATTCGTCCTTTGACCCGCGAAGAAGTACACCGCATGCATGATCAGGGTAAGAGTATTGCTGGAGCTATTTTGACTGATGTTGATCTGTCAGAGCTTGATCTTGCTGGCGCGGACCTGACAGGTTGTCGGCTTTTGAGAACAAATTTTACGGGTACCTGTCTGGATAATGCGAAACTTGTGCAGGCAGTGGGCACTGATACTAATTTTACAAAAGCATCGCTCAAAGGCGCTGATTTTAATCGCGCTATGCTGAATAAATCTATTTTCAAGGAAAGCGATTTGAGCGGGGCGCAGGCAAAGATGGCTGCTTTCAAAGGTAGTAGTTTTGCCGGAGCTACTCTCGATGATGCTGATTTCCATATGGCAATTCTTGAGAAAACCGATTTTACCAAGGCCAGTTTGAACGGTGCTCGCATCAGTATGTGTATGGTCAGCGGTAAGGCGGATAATGCTAATTTCCGTAATGCGGATATCAAAAAATGTATCTTTAAAGAAAGTACTCTCGATGGTGCGGATTTCGGAAAGGCATCTATACACGAGAGCCTGTTTAATGGTGCAAAAGGTAAAAAAGTGAATTTCATAGGAGCTAATCTGGATAAAATCAGAACCGGCCGTAATGCGGAATTTCCCGATGCTAATTTCACGGGCGCGACCTTAAGAAATGCGGGACTTCGAGAGACTGATTTTACCGGCTCAGATTTCCGTGGGGCCAATCTTGAAAGTGCTATGATCGATAATAGCAGGTTGGTGCGAACGAATTTTAATGGTGCATCTGCCAAGGGCGCACGTTTTACCAAGAGCAATCTTGAAGGAGCGAGTATGCGCGCATTTAATTTGTTCATGGGTGGCATGCGTAAGGCCCGTCTGGTTGATACTGACCTGCGTGGTTCAAATCTTTTTGCCGTAGATTTTTATAAATCGGTAGTGGGTGGGACTCGCTTCGAAGGTGCGAATTTAAAACGCAGTCAATTGCACGGCAAAGTAGACCTTCTGGATGATGAATCATGA
- a CDS encoding pentapeptide repeat-containing protein, with amino-acid sequence MSTLTRDQILSAIADNQTLENVDLTGADLSGVDLTGGRFHDAIMRDVNFSGANLLKTGFKKCDFAGANFDGTDLTKVNFQGMSFVGGSFKEAKMHMSLLQKTDFSGADMQGAELSWSMAQHSNFEGADMRSMKIFKSVMSHSNLNKVKLAGASLDRVVFNGSTFKGAELKGGTYFKVMLREADLEGQDISGQLFSQVLLDRANLKGANLSGTDLSMSNFMGADLSKANLSGATARSCMFNGAVVRETNFSNADLTKAYFGGADATMADFSGATMVHAIFAKSICHVTQFVGAKLQHSDFSHADLTHANFTRASMYRSKMHRAVDKDTKWDGASLIMLQGTDKDLEEAENWLHDL; translated from the coding sequence ATGAGCACTTTAACCCGTGATCAAATATTATCGGCAATAGCTGACAACCAGACGTTGGAAAACGTAGATCTGACCGGAGCTGATTTATCTGGAGTGGATCTCACTGGCGGTCGTTTTCATGATGCCATTATGCGCGATGTTAATTTTTCCGGTGCTAACCTCCTAAAAACGGGCTTTAAAAAGTGTGACTTCGCAGGAGCAAACTTCGATGGAACGGATCTAACAAAGGTTAACTTTCAGGGCATGAGCTTTGTCGGTGGTTCATTTAAAGAAGCCAAGATGCATATGTCATTGCTTCAGAAAACAGATTTCTCGGGCGCGGATATGCAAGGCGCAGAACTTTCGTGGTCCATGGCTCAGCATTCTAATTTTGAAGGTGCGGACATGCGGTCCATGAAGATTTTTAAATCCGTGATGTCTCATTCTAATTTGAATAAGGTTAAACTGGCGGGAGCTAGTCTTGATCGCGTCGTTTTTAATGGATCTACCTTTAAAGGTGCTGAGCTTAAGGGCGGCACGTACTTTAAAGTAATGCTCCGCGAGGCTGATCTTGAGGGACAGGATATTTCGGGACAGCTTTTTTCACAGGTCTTGCTAGATAGAGCTAATTTGAAGGGCGCAAATTTATCCGGCACAGATCTGAGTATGTCTAATTTTATGGGCGCTGACCTTTCGAAAGCAAATTTGTCAGGAGCAACGGCCCGTAGTTGTATGTTTAACGGGGCTGTTGTTCGCGAAACCAATTTCAGTAATGCTGATCTCACCAAAGCATATTTTGGCGGGGCGGATGCGACTATGGCGGACTTTTCAGGCGCAACAATGGTTCACGCTATTTTTGCCAAATCCATTTGCCACGTAACCCAATTTGTGGGCGCCAAACTGCAACATTCTGATTTTTCTCATGCTGACTTGACCCACGCGAATTTTACTCGTGCGTCTATGTACCGATCAAAAATGCATCGGGCTGTGGACAAAGACACTAAGTGGGATGGCGCTTCTCTTATTATGCTGCAAGGCACGGACAAAGATCTTGAAGAAGCCGAGAACTGGCTTCACGATTTATAG
- a CDS encoding DUF3540 domain-containing protein — protein sequence MDNLARKHEQANPHLEYGQIVSAGGTVMVATTFGDIEAKRAVSCLVRPEEGDSVLLSVDAEGGVWVLSVLVRAGNSPTALELEGDSVLQVNGGSLTVAPETELNCITGKAALQSTEVEVAAGSVSLTSRIFTSNIERVKKVAGTVDDISREFTRRVNNYFRFTKEHEDCQAESRRQLVDETMTIHSKNTVIVSEEHVKIDGELIHMG from the coding sequence ATGGATAATCTCGCTAGAAAACACGAACAGGCTAATCCTCATTTGGAATATGGACAGATTGTTTCCGCAGGTGGAACCGTTATGGTTGCCACAACATTTGGAGACATTGAAGCTAAGCGCGCTGTTAGTTGTTTAGTCAGGCCCGAAGAAGGCGATTCTGTGCTTTTATCTGTGGATGCAGAAGGCGGAGTATGGGTCTTATCTGTGCTTGTTCGCGCTGGAAATTCTCCTACTGCGCTCGAGCTTGAGGGCGATTCCGTGCTTCAAGTAAATGGTGGTAGTTTAACCGTTGCGCCGGAAACTGAGCTTAATTGCATCACTGGCAAAGCTGCTTTGCAGTCAACCGAAGTGGAGGTTGCGGCAGGTAGCGTTTCCCTGACTTCGCGTATTTTCACAAGTAATATTGAGCGGGTTAAAAAGGTGGCTGGAACTGTTGATGATATCAGCCGTGAATTCACCCGTCGTGTAAATAATTATTTCAGATTCACAAAAGAGCATGAAGATTGTCAGGCTGAATCCCGTAGACAGCTTGTGGACGAAACTATGACTATTCATAGTAAAAATACGGTTATAGTTTCCGAAGAGCATGTTAAAATTGACGGCGAACTCATACACATGGGCTAG
- a CDS encoding DUF4150 domain-containing protein: MFALTQGAGMDMGFPDVCLTPVGPVPVPIPYPNIAESATTAPAAYNVLIDCMPTLNQVSLGLVSEGDEPGVEMGVVSHLESGQTEYLVGCITIMADGLPAQRLTSVTGQNCLAVLPNAPGMCICPSQVTVLTLG, encoded by the coding sequence ATGTTTGCATTAACTCAAGGTGCGGGGATGGATATGGGGTTTCCGGACGTCTGCCTGACTCCGGTGGGGCCAGTGCCTGTGCCGATTCCGTATCCAAATATTGCTGAGTCCGCGACCACAGCTCCGGCTGCGTATAATGTGCTTATCGATTGTATGCCGACCTTAAATCAGGTGTCGCTTGGTTTGGTTAGTGAGGGTGACGAACCGGGAGTTGAGATGGGAGTAGTTTCTCATCTTGAATCGGGTCAGACTGAATATCTTGTGGGTTGCATCACCATTATGGCGGATGGTTTGCCTGCACAGCGGTTGACCAGTGTCACGGGGCAGAATTGTCTCGCAGTCCTGCCTAATGCCCCGGGAATGTGTATCTGTCCTAGTCAGGTTACTGTTCTGACTCTCGGATAA